The Alkalibacter saccharofermentans DSM 14828 genome includes a window with the following:
- a CDS encoding DUF7000 family protein, with translation MKTLNQLISDYTCNLQQGEMQVAYKGILEFIGKLRADFIKKYPHYETSSIYQGYMDMSYFSLSTKPLKDKGLKIAIVYLHEKGCFEVWLSARNREISKRYDSVFCGKTFDEITVFHDENNRDAIIESTLISVPDFEDQKVLKDIIGQGVEKFITAVNIFITS, from the coding sequence ATGAAAACTCTGAATCAGCTTATAAGCGATTACACTTGTAATTTACAGCAGGGAGAAATGCAGGTTGCATATAAGGGAATACTTGAGTTCATTGGTAAATTGCGAGCTGATTTTATTAAGAAATATCCGCATTACGAAACAAGTAGCATATACCAGGGCTATATGGACATGTCGTATTTTTCATTAAGCACAAAACCATTAAAGGATAAGGGGCTTAAGATCGCCATAGTCTACCTGCACGAAAAAGGATGCTTTGAGGTATGGCTTTCCGCTCGAAACAGAGAAATATCCAAGCGATACGATTCTGTATTTTGCGGTAAAACCTTTGATGAAATTACAGTATTTCATGACGAGAATAATCGGGATGCCATTATAGAAAGTACTTTGATTTCTGTGCCGGATTTTGAGGATCAGAAAGTTTTGAAAGACATTATCGGGCAAGGTGTCGAAAAGTTCATAACGGCTGTAAACATTTTTATTACAAGCTAA
- a CDS encoding DUF3784 domain-containing protein, whose translation MKETVILFIVSMVAFVLSFFSFKEKGFLFNNAYIYASKKERNSMDKKPHYRQSAIVFFLISIIFLLSAIEVLLDSGWIYYIVSAVIAVTIIYAIVSSILIETKKK comes from the coding sequence ATGAAAGAAACGGTAATTCTTTTTATAGTATCAATGGTAGCATTTGTTTTAAGTTTTTTCTCTTTTAAAGAAAAAGGATTTTTGTTTAATAATGCCTATATTTATGCATCAAAAAAAGAACGAAACAGTATGGATAAAAAGCCACATTATCGACAATCGGCAATAGTATTTTTCTTGATTAGTATCATTTTTTTATTAAGTGCGATTGAAGTGCTTTTGGATAGCGGATGGATTTATTACATAGTGTCAGCAGTAATAGCTGTGACGATAATTTATGCCATTGTATCCAGTATATTAATCGAGACTAAAAAGAAATAG